The following coding sequences lie in one Apteryx mantelli isolate bAptMan1 chromosome 6, bAptMan1.hap1, whole genome shotgun sequence genomic window:
- the ZNF804A gene encoding zinc finger protein 804A — MECYYIVISSAHLSNGHFRNIKGVFRGPLSKNGNKTLDYAEKKNTIAKALEDLKANFYCELCDKQYYKHQEFDNHINSYDHAHKQRLKELKQREFARNVASKSRKDERKQEKALQRLHKLAELRKETACAPGSGPMFKSTTVTVSDNFNDITQSAAIDSANIQDFSCTLTHSAQNSKDVASVISSTAENACGNKSDTNKFGDQVQGAQGHKVGFSFAFPKKAVVKLESSAAVFYEYNDETSIEHGFSRKSRFVPGACNLQSPSAEIVLCPEEKHNCFYPLVEKCTETEEAPETQESKQPVSKENRMLEGDASHSKNPVSSDLSGYNTDVSTTDLPDQTLSAGVTSNHVLPLECNSYELLGNRSLAQTAMEDCLSLQDITGENDKDRNSDSSTTETEIKQLGADALISSNYEEDNRTPQSKSETRKRPSEPFVPVLSKHGSNILQWPTEMLIYTNTGPSISYSCNPLYFDFKSSKASDSQEKPKHQPNIPHSHHKTESNHSLVLDFTNKSTSECGDYETEMNKSVCNYTIPLISDVSLIRNCDLAKNQDKMCLDESFRIRKIEKCHISKNHLRQNTVIDEKHNKVRIKEGHVRWLCKNRKRKRRRKLCHCHHHHHCRETAKAEMKIFSVPEQEINYVEENKHQHLQNNPEKCRYDAGTIWSTTDEVQQSYQKLGFENESHKRTIAASAHVCGDRGSCEIWNVKNSNHSTDSNHRKRKASSQRQSKQLSLSSRRHNLMYSRAFCNWKVRRSSCSPEHKCLGHCSEEKSLNQNQSIKRGYSFLTDEPEKSHGKRRQHTYSYSSDGSLYRQTFLAEEYLRQASTVAAHHKAKGKRRRRKTRIHHVFIDKDARSETSRPLEENSTNSTLNILGELLIQDNIEQTNMDPEVVHGKNTDETMQPVENKSCPQTDSSHLQEKDKLAECSAVENPSRTFSEVVTHSAISVPEHNVPATASTEDVLEDEKKNENVNNHENQAPYKVPITNRNLEQVFPKSFLCHYELAESVPHEKINEVTSEWVRCNSSIFNSPPPLPFKEAHINSHTFLTTEQLIAPFTLPDQALVFPPDNHEKFKDLQSEAYQQIMQQNMLANKVKFTFPPTAAQPPSSPLPLPLQQPLCSTSVTTIHHTVLQQHVAAAAAAASTFKVLQPHQQFLSQVPALSRTPLPHLSVGPRLCPGGHATFVAPPHLPLIPTSVLHPAHLTFPPLPHTVFPSLLSPHPAVIPLQPLF; from the exons gattatgctgaaaagaaaaacacgATAGCAAAAGCTCTGGAAGATCTTAAAGCCAACTTCTACTGTGAACTCTGTGACAAGCAGTACTATAAACACCAGGAGTTTGACAATCACATTAACTCATATGATCATGCTCACAAACAG AGACTCAAGGAGTTGAAACAGAGGGAGTTTGCTCGAAATGTAGCTTCTAAGtcaagaaaagatgaaagaaaacaggaaaaggccCTTCAACGTTTGCACAAGTTAGCTGAGCTAAGGAAAGAGACAGCCTG tGCTCCTGGAAGTGGCCCCATGTTCAAATCCACTACAGTAACTGTGAGTGATAATTTCAATGATATCACACAAAGTGCTGCCATAGACTCTGCTAATATACAAGATTTCAGCTGCACATTAACGCACAGTGCACAGAATTCTAAAGATGTTGCTTCTGTTATTTCTTCCACTGCTGAAAATGCATGTGGTAATAAATCTGACACTAATAAATTTGGAGATCAAGttcaaggagctcaaggacataAAGTTGGGTTCTCTTTTGCTTTCCCTAAGAAAGCAGTAGTCAAACTGGAGtcttcagctgctgttttctatGAATATAATGATGAAACATCTATTGAGCATGGTTTTAGCAGAAAAAGTAGATTTGTTCCAGGAGCTTGTAATCTTCAGTCTCCATCGGCAGAAATAGTTCTGTGCCCTGAGGAGAAACATAACTGCTTTTACCCACTGGTGGAAAAATGCACTGAGACAGAGGAAGCTCCTGAAACTCAGGAGTCAAAGCAACCAGtcagtaaagaaaacagaatgcTAGAGGGTGATGCTTCGCATTCAAAAAACCCTGTGTCTTCTGACTTGAGTGGCTACAATACTGATGTAAGTACAACAGATTTACCGGATCAAACACTATCCGCAGGTGTGACCAGTAATCATGTACTGCCCTTAGAATGTAACAGTTATGAACTGCTGGGAAACAGATCTCTTGCTCAGACTGCTATGGAGGATTGTTTATCTCTGCAAGATATTACAGGGGAAAATGATAAAGACAGGAACAGTGATTCATCCACAactgaaactgaaataaaacaactTGGGGCTGATGCATTAATTTCATCAAATTATGAAGAAGATAACAGAACCCCACAAAGCAAATCAGAGACACGCAAGAGACCCTCTGAACCATTTGTTCCTGTTCTTAGCAAACATGGATCAAATATACTTCAGTGGCCAACGGAAATGTTAATTTACACAAATACAGGCCCATCAATTTCTTATAGCTGTAATCCTTTATATTTTGACTTCAAGTCATCAAAAGCAAGTGACAGCCAAGAAAAGCCCAAGCATCAGCCAAACATACCTCATTCTCACCATAAAACTGAATCCAACCATAGCCTAGTCTTAGATTTTACAAATAAATCCACTTCAGAATGTGGTGATTATGAAACAGAAATGAATAAAAGTGTGTGCAACTATACAATACCTCTTATAAGTGATGTTTCCCTCATCAGAAATTGTGATCTTGCAAAAAATCAAGATAAAATGTGCTTAGATGAGTCATTCAGgattagaaaaatagaaaagtgtCACATTTCTAAAAATCATTTACGACAAAACACTGTGATAGATGAGAAACATAACAAAGTCCGGATCAAAGAAGGTCATGTGAGATGGCTTTGCAAAAATAGAAAacggaaaaggagaagaaaactaTGTCAttgccatcatcatcatcattgtcGGGAAACAGCAAAGGCAGAAATGAAGATTTTCTCAGTGCCTGAACAGGAAATTAATTatgtagaagaaaataaacatCAGCACCTTCAAAATAATCCAGAGAAGTGCAGATATGATGCAGGGACTATCTGGTCAACTACAGATGAGGTACAACAGTCATATCAAAAACTTGGCTTTGAAAACGAAAGTCATAAAAGAACCATAGCTGCATCAGCTCATGTATGTGGGGACAGAGGCTCATGTGAGATTTGGAATGTAAAAAATAGTAACCACAGCACTGATTCTAACcacaggaagaggaaagcaagctCTCAGAGACAATCAAAACAACTATCTCTGAGTTCCAGAAGACATAACTTAATGTACTCTAGAGCATTTTGTAACTGGAAAGTCAGAAGATCAAGCTGTAGTCCAGAGCATAAATGCTTAGGACATTGCAGTGAGGAGAAGAGTCTGAATCAAAATCAGTCCATAAAGAGGGGTTACAGTTTTCTGACAGATGAACCTGAAAAATCCCATGGAAAACGAAGACAGCATACCTATTCCTATTCATCAGATGGAAGTTTGTACAGACAGACATTTTTAGCAGAAGAATATTTAAGGCAAGCGAGTACTGTAGCTGCACATCACAAGGCAAAAGGGAAACGCAGGAGGAGGAaaaccagaatacatcatgtATTTATTGACAAGGATGCAAGAAGTGAGACCTCCAGACCTTTGGAAGAAAATTCTACAAATTCTACATTAAATATTTTGGGAGAATTGTTGATTCAAGACAATATAGAGCAAACTAATATGGATCCCGAAGTTGTTCATGGAAAAAATACAGATGAAACAATGCAGCCAGTGGAAAACAAGTCATGTCCACAAACGGATAGTTCACATTTGCAGGAAAAAGACAAATTGGCAGAGTGTTCAGCAGTGGAGAACCCTTCGAGGACGTTTTCGGAAGTTGTCACACATTCGGCTATTTCTGTTCCTGAGCACAATGTTCCAGCAACTGCATCCACAGAGGACGTTctggaagatgaaaagaaaaatgaaaatgtgaacaATCATGAAAATCAAGCTCCTTATAAAGTGCCCATCACCAATAGAAATTTGGAACAAGTTTTTCCTAAATCATTTCTTTGCCACTATGAATTGGCTGAGTCTGTACCACATGAGAAAATTAATGAGGTGACTAGTGAATGGGTACGGTGTAATTCCAGCATATTTAACAGCCCACCACCTTTGCCATTCAAAGAAGCACATATAAACAGTCATACCTTTTTAACTACTGAGCAGTTAATTGCCCCCTTCACACTGCCAGATCAGGCATTGGTATTTCCTCCAGATAATCATGAGAAATTCAAAGACCTCCAGTCCGAAGCATATCAGCAGATCATGCAGCAAAATATGCTGGCTAACAAAGTGAAATTTACCTTTCCTCCTACGGCAGCCCAGCCCCCGAGTTCTCCTTTGCCCTtacctttgcagcagccactgtgTTCTACCTCTGTGACCACAATTCATCACACTGTTTTACAGCAGCATGTGGCTGCAGCCGCAGCTGCGGCAAGTACATTTAAGGTTCTTCAGCCCCACCAGCAGTTCCTCTCACAGGTCCCCGCTCTTTCCAGAACACCTTTACCTCATCTGTCAGTAGGACCTAGACTTTGTCCAGGAGGCCATGCAACTTTTGTTGCTCCACCGCATTTGCCACTGATTCCGACTTCAGTCCTCCATCCAGCTCACCTGACTTTTCCCCCTCTGCCGCACACggtgtttccttccctgctgtcACCACATCCAGCTGTCATTCCACTGCAGCCCCTCTTTTAG